The Daphnia carinata strain CSIRO-1 chromosome 1, CSIRO_AGI_Dcar_HiC_V3, whole genome shotgun sequence sequence tcttgtttggtgGTTTCCCATCGTTTTTCCAGTTATAAGCTAAAGTATCAGCCAGTGTGgcatctacattttttctataAAGCATTGCCAAAAAGTCTCCTGTACTGTTTTCTGCCTGTCATTTTAAGAAAAGCCTTTAAAataaactttcttttgttaattATAGCACTTTGCAAACGTCAGTGGGAGGTACCTGTATATCTTCCCAGAATAACGGTAGGGCCGTTTGCCATTCAGGCGAAAGAGTTTGAGAAAATTGCGTTTCGTTATAATTCATGATCGTATCAAGGACATACGCTCCCTTCAATTTGGCGCCGTGTGGATGCAGGATTTGTCGAATGAGAAAATCGCGCACGAAGAAAATACTTCCCAAGCAACCGACCTCTTCCAAATCAAATGCTACAAAGATAATGCTATGCTTGGGGCGACAACCTCCTTCCGTCATGGCTCTTGCAACCTAATAATATTAGCGTGTTACtcatcgttaaaaaaaaaagcgcattCAGCAAGTACAGAAGGAACATCACCTCCAGGACAGCAGTGACCCCACTACCGTTATCATCCATTCCGCCTGAGAAAGGTACCGTATCCCAGTGTGCTCCAATCACCAACACTTCATCTTCTTTAGTACCCCAAAGCTCTCCAGGTAAAATGCCGATCACATTAGTCCCAGTTGGAACGTCTTCTTCACTGCCTTCCGGAAACTATGCAACGGAATGGCCAAAAGAAAGTATGTCACACGAAGAAAGTGGTTGATAGCGCTTTTGTCCATAGAAAGCTTAATCCGTACCAATGCAGCGAATTCTATGGGGTGGAATATTTGATTGCCTGTGACAAGTCCAAAAGAGCGCATCTTATGCGTGAGATACTGCACGACGTTGGCTCGTATTGTCTCATTATTGAGAAAATTGCGCGCTGTACTGAATACGGTTGTAATCATGGTGGTAATATGCTCCTCATCTGCATTCAAAAGGTTCATTTCGTTGCGTGCCGAGCGCAAACGACGCCGCTGCCTTTGGTCCTCGTCAAGTGAATCGACATCTTCAAAATGATATTCTTCATCGTGGAAAAACAGCCTGCTATCATTTGATAGTTGAATAAAGCTTGACACTGTTGAGTTGATTATCGTTGACGCAGTTGGAATTTCAGTTGTGTTTTGGTCATCCGTAAAGTACGCAGGAAGTATTGCGCTATTGTTATCAGTAGTCGTTACTACTTGGATGTTGCGTAATTCTCGCGGTCTTGCCACTTCCACTGTTGTTGATCCATCTGCAATAAGGCAAAATGTTTGACTATTTTGTTGTAAAGGATGGAATTAGAAATATCTTACTAAATAGCCCTGGGAAGATAAGTATTTGCTCGCCCTGTTGGGGAATTCTGCCCATGCTAAAGAACATCCTGGTCCATTGTTCCATGAGTTTccggtcattttctttctcttcttcactCGTTTGCTGAGTTGTATTGCTAACATCAATTTCTGTCTCCAGAGGCATGTCTAAAGAAGCATGACCAATCACGTTTTTTTCCTGGTGGCAATGGCTCACTAGACAAGCAAAATATAGAAAAACTTAGatttgttgaatttctttagAGAAAGTGAAACGATGACTTTGCTATCtcgtaattttttattactcaCCCACGACTAGGCTCACGAGCAGAACTATAACGATTTTCATAGTTCCGTTTTGTTTCACTCTGACAAAATGTGGTTGGGTTGCGTTGCTGTCCAACGCAAAGTAGACCCCCTAAGGAACAATGTCACATTGTAATTATTAACTTTACAAAATGGTATCAGTGCGCGAGCTTAAGGCAACATGCACTAAACAATTCAAAATATGAGCGGCAAAATTTATTCCAAGATGATAAAGCAGAGCTTTGCACGAATGAACAATTTGGTCccaatacataaaaaaaacaatcgtgAGGATAAACGAGCAATGGGGAAATTTAGGTCATCGTATCCTATTGGGAGAACTCGCTCTCATCCTGACTTgcataacaaaaatgaatcaaaaatatgtttttttgtgtgtctacGTTGCTAATACGATCATAAATATCTTTTTGGACTGTTACACAAGTAGAACGTaatttcctcccccttttaaTAACAGACATTTTCTTAAAAGTTTGTTTCAATTTCGTCCTGATCGTCATTGGCAATGTCCTCTAAACAGTTCTGAACGGTAGGAGGTTCCGCTCTGTTGGCGGAAAAGACGTaatgatgcaaaaaaaacaaacaaacatcatCTCATACATACTTGATGCGGTTGAAATTTTACCGGGAGTTCGTTTGTATTCATCGTTTTTCGTTCCTACTGTTTGACTATTTCAACTTGGATCTAGCACAATAACACCGTCTGCACCTTTGATTCAGAAGTGAAATCGATGGGCGGACTTAATTATTCATTCGTGAAAGCGTGACAGTTTTTTTTGCTAGTCCTCTAGATGAAAACGTTTCGCTCGAGCAGACATTATCGATGGAGAAAATGAAGCATAACAAAAGCATGGGTGTAAAGCTAGTGTTCTTTTGTTCTCGGTGTGAATGACACAgtgggaaaaaatgaaaggtgAAATTTTCTGCTTTATGACTAGCGTCAAGTAGAAATTAGAGTGTATAGGCAACTTACTAGGATGACGATATCCTTGCGTAAATTATGATGACACTGCACGTATTCGTCTGCCTTGCATGTATCACGCAATACGCAATTACTCTGATTGTCTTAAAACCTACTTACGGAACACTGTGCTGGAAATTGCTAGTAAAGGTCGTCTTTGAGAATTTCGTCTTCGACTGTGTTCTGACAACACAATCGGAGAGTataaatgaaagagaaaggaGCAGTAGTGGACGTCTTGAAATTCAAACGTGGACTGTGATCCAGTGAGCTCTACCTGTCCTCTTTATAGACGGGGGCCTAAGCCCTCCCCATAAGGGCACGCAGCTTTCAGAACGACGAGACCGTGTAGTCACAACTTTCTCCATTTACAAACATCCGTCTCTCGgcaatttgaaatgaaaaaaaaaaaaataacgtacACCTGCCTCAGACAAAAATGGGATATATCTCTTATTGGGTTTCACGTTCAGTTGGCGCTATCGATTTTCCCGTGAATAAACAACTGGATTGAAGGTCTAGTCGGGACTGAAGAACTCCGCAAATATCGATCTATCAGTTGTCAGCGAAATGGGAAGTAATTACTAAATTGTCCAGAAGGATGAGCTTACGCACACGAACGAACGATTGTAAACATATGATTTCGGTTTTTTTCTCAACATGATAGAGGCACGTATTGAAGCGATGGGGAAAgcacaacaaacaaatgagtCAATGCAAACACACTTCATTGTCAGTACTCGGGTCGGTGTAGCGttaagagttaaaaaaaaaaaaaaacccggcgTTGGGGAGAAAGTGATGTGCGGAAAGACTACTTTCATTAAAAACCCATACGAAATATccgtgaaagaaaagaagtacATTTTCTACTCGTTCAAGTGaaatgcatttcttttctcttggaaagtaaaagaaacaatgaTAAGAACATCTGGTTCGGGtgagaaaaactaaaatgcaTGTAGTGATTAGGAGCGTCAACCAAATAAACTGTCGGTTTCTATCGTGACGAACGGCTGCTCTCAATGCGGGATGAATCGAAAAAAGGCGGAAGTGAAAAGGCAAAAGTTTCCCACCCACCCGACCCCTATCGGGAAAACACACAGATGCGCCTACAGCTTTAGCGAGCGTTCATCTGAAGTGGGTCATCGCCATAGGCCGTTTTCAACTTGGAGGATCGGGCTCTTGCGTTCCAGCAGAACTGATACCTGCCAGAGGTAGACGAGTACGGGTTGTGGTAGTCTAATGAGCGAGTGAAAGAATGATGACGAAGAAATGGATGGTATTTCTTACCATTCTAGTGTCTTTGGTTCTTGGATGGCATTACTATTCGTGCAGTGGGAGTTGTGTTTTCGGTCTTTCCCATCATTCAGACAAACCACCAAATGTAAAAGaggtattgttttttttccgagtGCCCAAAACTGGTAGCGAGATGACAGTTTTGCTATTACAATGGCTACAAGGCGTCAATAGCTTCCACCACATACGGTTGCAAAATACCGTGAACCGACGCCTCGATACGTTTGAGCAGGTAGAGCGTTACATTTGTACAAAAATTTACGACCACGAACTAGTCGAGTTGCTTGAGTGACTTCTTAACAGTATCTCAATAGTTCCCGAAAGAAATTACTTATCTATTTCCATCGCAAATTTTAGGTGAATTTACGAGAAGAAATTTTGGGCGTCTTAAGTGCTAGTGAGGGGTTACCTGTAGCTTTCGATCGCCATGTGTATTTTACTGACTTGGAGCGTCTGCTCTATCAAAGGACATCCGCAGCAATGAAGGTAAACTATTTCAGCAGCCTACGTGACCCTGTCGACCGCATCGTGTCCCAATTTTACTACCGACGAGCTACTCCAAGACCGAATATCAAACTCCCTCCTCACGTATCGACTCGAATACCCACATCATGTAGGTTACCGCTAACCCATATATCCTAATCTCCCAATAACGTTCTTGGATTTGACTTGATCGATGACCGACTTGAACCCACTGGAAACtatgttttaaataattgctCGTCAACACGCAGATAAATTTCAAACAATGGAGGAGTGTTTAGAAGCAGCCGAACCAGAGTGCTCGTTCGTGACGGGTCAACACTACGACCTGCAAATTCCTTATTTTTGCGGTCACGATGAACACTGCACGTAAGTCTAAACTTATCCATTAAAAGatagattttaaaattcataCCTTCTATCCATCATGGAACGGAAATTCCTGGCTGAAAATTTAGGCAGCTGAATAATGCACGGGCGCTGGAACAGGCCAAGACTAACGTGGAACTCCACTTTCGCGTCGTCGGTGTTCTCGAGCAACTAAACTGCACCCTCCATGTGGCTGAGCAAAGGATAGCAACTTTCTTTGGCGGCGTCCAAAAGTTGTATTTCAAAGAACTTCTGGGTAAGGCAAATAAACGAAGGAAAAACTgcacttttttgttgttttagatAATAACACTTACGTTTTTTTCTAGAACCACggaaaaacaagaatcagGGGCGGCCAAAGCAACTCCGGGAGGACTTACAAATGGTTCTGCGAAAAAACTTGACAATGGAATAcatgttttattcttttgtgaAACGGAGGCTTCTTGAGCAATGCGGagaaaaccaaacgaaaaactaaacaaatgaACGAGCAATccgaacgaacgaaaaaaaaaagaaaaattctaatcTAGTCATTATGCATTTATCGTCCAAGTTGATCATGCACTTTTTAACGAGATCTCGAGTACACTTAAATATCGTTCCAAaccgtgttttattttttcccaaatCACGGAGCTTTGGGACTAgcaagttttttattttttgctgcttCAATGAACTTTTCCACCAAAGATTGGACACAAAATGggtctttctttttactacTTCTTTTAGATTCGGCTGGTTTTGCAGTGGCGGCTTTGGGGGGCTTACTAGTTTTACTAGGACGAAGAGTACTAGCGGTGGCTTTAACAGCTTTTGCAGAAGATTGAGGTTTGGGTGTTACTGATGGGACAGGGGTGGCCGGATGTATAGTGAAAACATGGTTTCCTTCATCGTTTACTTCAACAGCGATGGCTGGTTGGGGGACTAGTGGTTGTGGGATGGGAGTTGAAGGGGATATGCCTTCACTTGAACTTGAGGCGCTACGACTGACTCGGGTTTTCGCTACTGCAGGCGTTCGAGGTTTCTTCGCACGCACGGACGATTTTTTAACAGGGAGTTCGATATTTCGCCATGCAGCTATGGATTCAGGTGTCGAATTTGATGTTTTTGTCTGTTTAGTCCGAGATTCGTTTGAACTAATGTCTTCCACTACTCTCTTAGTTGGCTGACGGACTGGTGTTGAAGTTTCCGGCAATTGTAGGGCTATCGGTTCTGCAGAAAAAGTGGCTTGTTGAACATCGATAAACTCAGTAGTCATAGATGCTGTTTCTTCCGTCACGGGAGAGTTGTATGAAGGTGTTGGGGCTTCTGTTACTTCATccaaaaaagaacacaatgACTCAATATACGAGTCATTGCTTTCTGATGGCTGACTTCCTACAGCATCCAATATGTCAGACAGAGTAGGGCTAGGACTAGGGGGCAGTTCAGAAGCAGGTGTTAATTTTGCAGACTTGTCCATCACCCTCTCAACTTCTCTGTCATTGAAACTAATGATGGAAGATGCTGGGCTTGATTGAGATGATGAGATTGGGGTCATCCAatcaaaaacattattttgcTTTGGAGCCATGGCTTTAGGTTGGTAAACTGTATATTGACTTGATGGCCAGATGAAAGGTTTGCTGCTGATGGATGGAGGTGGGGTGGCAACATTGCTTGAAACACTGCTCATGGTACTTGCATGTGATGTCCAGGATGAAACTAAAATAGATTAAGCATATTATATTATGGTGAGACTATTTCAGCATTTAAGATTCTATTTCGTTTAACTAAATGTCTTGAAGCTTTATTACAACTATTTAGTAAGCTTATTTAAGTCTAACCTGAGCATGTTGACGTCATGGACTCTGTATCCATGCttcttgttttgaatttcGAGTTTGCAGCTGGTTCGGGAACTGCAGCATGTGATACAACTAACGGGCACACATCCTGAGAAAACAATGGAAATGGGCACTGGAAAACAGATAAACTTTAGTAAAAATACACATATAacccaaaataagaaaactaaCAGAAGCATTTTCACAAAAAACAGCAGCTTGCTCCAGATTTATTTGGTAGAGCTTCACTGACGAACGAATTCCACCGGCAGCACACGAGGGACACTCAGCCGGCGGTGAGCCAACCTACAATACATTCACAATCGTTATTGAAAATGTTACCAAATCGAATGCAGTACAAATAGTGATTGGAAAATCAttgagcaaagaaaaagaaatacagaTAAAAATTGACACACATTTCCCGCCATTAGAGGACCCGAACTGTGCCGTTTACAGCCGGCCGCCAAGCATCAGACGACTTATTCACAAACGAAAATCAACGTATTTGGGTTCAGGAATGTCATGTTGCCAATTTGACAATATTCAACCTTGACTGTCATTTGGTTTTctatggttttctttttttaaatatgaataATATGATCGATAATTCAAACGGAAATTAATGCTATCTCAAATTAATCATCTCTATCTTTCAACCAACAGATTATTtagtaatttcatttttgacggCGATGTCAAATTAGGCCAGGAATTTGTGCAGAAATCCTTCGCGAATGTTCTTTGGAACGGCCCAACCCCCTCACGAACCCTTATTTTGGTATTAAAACGCTTTTCTAAATATTTAGAAATCTGATATAATGGTCGGAAAGACGTAAAATATGGGCCAAAATGGTGTATTTTTGTTCACGAAGATGATAGCAAGCGCGTTTACTATGCCAACAGAAGATCAAATTAATTACTCAGGAAGTTGACAAGAACGAAAGTAGCCAAACGTTAATTCGCATAGCAGAAGCGTGAATGATTGAAGCCATTGTATTATTAGTTAACGCTCGCCATGGAGTACCAGAACACAAGTATGAAGGAACACCATCGCTTCTTTATTCACGCATGGCCTCTTGATCAGCTGCACCGCCAGGAGCAGGTGCTGAGCTATCGGCACCCTTCTTCTTTGATCCAGAAACAATGTCGTCGATGCGCAAGAGAAGAATTGCCGTCTAAAGGGCGAACGTAATAGTAAGATATCTTAAGATCTGTAGTTTTATTACGCACTAACCTCGACGGCAGTCTTCAGAACTTGAAGTTTCACTGCAAGAGGATCCCAAATACCAAGATCCTTCATATCGGCTAGTTCACCAGTTTCGCCATTGATACCCCAAGTTGTTCCGCCCGTGGCATGCTTTGCTCGGAGTGCAGTTAGAGTACGAATGACGGTGGCTCCACAGTTTTGGGCCAAAGTTCTAGGAATCACTTCGAGAGCTTGAGCAATCGCTCGGTAGGGACCCTGAGTCACTCCGGCCAAACTCTTTGCTTTCTCAGCCAGGGCCTTTGAGGTCAAATATCATTGGTTAAATGAATGTAAAAGCAATTTTAGAAAATGACATACGTAAGCCAAAGCCATTTCAGCAGCACCACCTCCAGGAACAAGTTTGGGCTCCAGTAGAACGTTACGGGTAACGTTCATGGCATCTTGCAAATTTCGCTCTACCTCATTCAGAACATCTTTGGATGCTCCACGGAGAAGAATCGTGCATGCTTTAGGGTCTTCACATTCAACAACGAAGCAGAAGTACTCGTCGCCGATCTGTTGACAACAGAATGTTATTGTACAAGTCCCGATTTCCTCGTACAGTTATCTGAACATCACCTTCTTGATTTCAAAGAGACCAGCCTTTGTGCCAATGTCTTCTTCACGGATTTCATCGGTACGATTGACAATTGTAGCGCCAGAGGCGCGAGCAATACGGTTATTGTCAGACTTTCTCACACGACGAATAGCAGTGATACCAGCCTTAAAcataaaattaaagaaaatgtaaataccAAACACGAATCTGAAtgataaaatttaaacaaaaataacaccTTGACCAGATAATGTTGAGCCAAGTCGGACACACCCTTTTCAGTAAAGACTACGTCAGGCTTGACGCGGATGATATCCTCACATGTTTTTTGGACGTATTCTTCCTCAAGCTCTAGTATGCGTGTGaagtcttcttctttcattaTCTCAATGTTAGTCTGCCAAACAAGAGTTCATAAAATAACGAACATCATTACTATCCGTCAAGACGCACCTGGCTTTCGCCCTTCTTGTATTCCAAGTTGCAATCTAGCAACAGAATGCGTGGCTTGACGATGTGACGACGCATTTTCGGGTGAGTTACATCTTTGTTCAACATAACACCCCGTAGAACACAAGAATCTTCCATAGTGCCACCAGGAACCTAAATATTTTGAAGTTTCTCTTGAAAACCGTATTTAACTTTGGTTCAAATCTCACTCACCTTTTCAACTTTAGCGTATCTTTTGATGTCAATTTCACGACGTCCATTTTCGTCGACTACAACTGTGCTTACGGCATCCAGAGCAATCTGACAAGCTTGTTCCGACCAGCGATTAACAAATTTAGTTCCTAGACATGATTTGATAATGGACAGCAACTGGGAACGATCGTTCACATCCACAGGGGTGCTAGATagaaaaatttgcaaaataGGGCACAATAAACATACTACTGTAAGCAGACCTGATTTGGTCCCTAAGAACAGTCACAGCATCTTCTAAGGCTTGACGATAGGCGGAAATGATCAAAGTTGGATGCATCTGTTGTGTCAAGAAGGGTTCTGAGACAGCCAGAACTTCTCCAGCTAGAATAATAACCGATGTAGTACCATCTCCAACCTAGACATAAAATACATTCTgaagttttttaattttacaattAAAATAGGTGAACATACCTCTTCATCCTGTGTGCGAGAGATCTCAATCATAGACTTTGCAGCTGGATGTTGAACAGTGATTTCTCTGAGGATGGCATTTCCATCATTGGTTAAAACAATACCACCCATGGGAtccatcaacattttcaacatTGCTCGTGGGCCAAGACATGTTCGAATAACATCAGCTACAGTCTGTTGAATACAGTCATTAAAAATAGATTGATACAGATTTTTGGTTATATTTCACTTAACTaagataaaaattgaaaaataatccAACAAAAAACCAGAAAATAATCATGCATATTATGTCAAAACATTTAGCTCAACTCCACTTTTGCTATCAACATCGCTAATTCCCaaaattaaaagagaaaaagcaaGGAATATTGATTTAACATGATTTTCTCGATAGTTCTATAATCTTTTATGAATTTTGACAAGTTCCATGCGGCTTTCAGCTTACCTTGCCGGCTGTGATATTCTCAATCTGAACCTTCTTTccactctctctcttcgtATTCTGACCtataaaatgaaatgtgcTGTAAAACAAGTGATCAAACTTTGATTAAACTTCTGCAATTGCAGTACTTACTAAGAACGATGATCGGGCCGGACATTTCAATAGTTTCGTGACACACGCTCTGAAAAGTCGAAGTCACGTTGGGCTCTAACAATTCTCCTTCTTCTGTAACAGCGttgccgaaaaaatttttcacgTTCCGCCatcattaaaatttaatcatttATATTCATCAGTTCACCTCCAGGACGTGTATTTCTTACATTTCCAGCGTAAaaagcaatttaaaaaatattaactaaGACTTACGATGAACTGCTGCATTACCCATAAAATTTAACTGAGCTTTTTTGATTAATTTCGACTATCACATTTTCTCTACTCcataaagaaacaagaaaaaatgggtGGAGTATTGTGTGTCTGCTACTTTGTGCGCATGCTGTGATTGGCGGGCAAGGATACTACCTAAAAGAGGGCTCAAACCTTAGGGGGCTGGAGTGAATCAGCGGAATGaggattttggagaactagaATGTGTATGGAAGTGTGGATATTAGCAATTTTTCACTCCACGGGCATTGCTTTAAAAGGGTGGGCGACTGCAGATGAGCAGACGGGAAGGGACAGCGGATGCGTTAAAtagccaaatttaaaaaatacttaaataatataacaataaaaattcgaaCCCATGAAATCAGCATGGCAGCCGCGCTCTATACCACAGCGCCATAGTTCACTTACTCTTAATATGTACATAAGCTGCCTATATGAATGGGTGACACTCAAAGCAAATttggttgggatgtgcggtcctggcacagtggttatcacccacgctttgtattctgtagtcccgggttcaaatcccgcaACCGCCA is a genomic window containing:
- the LOC130692021 gene encoding mucin-2-like, whose translation is MAGNVGSPPAECPSCAAGGIRSSVKLYQINLEQAAVFCENASCPFPLFSQDVCPLVVSHAAVPEPAANSKFKTRSMDTESMTSTCSVSSWTSHASTMSSVSSNVATPPPSISSKPFIWPSSQYTVYQPKAMAPKQNNVFDWMTPISSSQSSPASSIISFNDREVERVMDKSAKLTPASELPPSPSPTLSDILDAVGSQPSESNDSYIESLCSFLDEVTEAPTPSYNSPVTEETASMTTEFIDVQQATFSAEPIALQLPETSTPVRQPTKRVVEDISSNESRTKQTKTSNSTPESIAAWRNIELPVKKSSVRAKKPRTPAVAKTRVSRSASSSSEGISPSTPIPQPLVPQPAIAVEVNDEGNHVFTIHPATPVPSVTPKPQSSAKAVKATASTLRPSKTSKPPKAATAKPAESKRSSKKKDPFCVQSLVEKFIEAAKNKKLASPKAP
- the LOC130692019 gene encoding T-complex protein 1 subunit gamma-like, whose translation is MNLLQHPDRNIHMAAPGLLGGLLAASSGVSAASSLPQRSPFAIQELLGLNTSSSVSSHSHHQTDHVASAGNQQHVYSHAMIAAAHHHHHHHHSQHPAAAMFAHPAHQHHSHHGSSSSAGNNGQQSSQGSELSGHHHHHHNSLQAHQALSALSAAAAASYASATAAAAAAAGSRCSAAAAYNFTHHHQNFAAAAAAAAAMVGDPLSSASRMYFNPAAAAAAAFLHQPTAAAVAAGSIGSVGSASAPGASTAVGNGTSSGGGGSGGGVFPSPDSAAMRSDTNASVEGRGDGSHCNSSKLDDLNVSGGASNNNGVNGANNPNRKKKKKRRHRTIFTSYQLEELEKAFKEAHYPDVYAREMLSLKTDLPEDRIQLEQGELLEPNVTSTFQSVCHETIEMSGPIIVLSQNTKRESGKKVQIENITAGKTVADVIRTCLGPRAMLKMLMDPMGGIVLTNDGNAILREITVQHPAAKSMIEISRTQDEEVGDGTTSVIILAGEVLAVSEPFLTQQMHPTLIISAYRQALEDAVTVLRDQISTPVDVNDRSQLLSIIKSCLGTKFVNRWSEQACQIALDAVSTVVVDENGRREIDIKRYAKVEKVPGGTMEDSCVLRGVMLNKDVTHPKMRRHIVKPRILLLDCNLEYKKGESQTNIEIMKEEDFTRILELEEEYVQKTCEDIIRVKPDVVFTEKGVSDLAQHYLVKAGITAIRRVRKSDNNRIARASGATIVNRTDEIREEDIGTKAGLFEIKKIGDEYFCFVVECEDPKACTILLRGASKDVLNEVERNLQDAMNVTRNVLLEPKLVPGGGAAEMALAYALAEKAKSLAGVTQGPYRAIAQALEVIPRTLAQNCGATVIRTLTALRAKHATGGTTWGINGETGELADMKDLGIWDPLAVKLQVLKTAVETAILLLRIDDIVSGSKKKGADSSAPAPGGAADQEAMRE
- the LOC130692040 gene encoding heparan sulfate 2-O-sulfotransferase pipe-like, with the protein product MMTKKWMVFLTILVSLVLGWHYYSCSGSCVFGLSHHSDKPPNVKEVLFFFRVPKTGSEMTVLLLQWLQGVNSFHHIRLQNTVNRRLDTFEQVNLREEILGVLSASEGLPVAFDRHVYFTDLERLLYQRTSAAMKVNYFSSLRDPVDRIVSQFYYRRATPRPNIKLPPHVSTRIPTSYKFQTMEECLEAAEPECSFVTGQHYDLQIPYFCGHDEHCTQLNNARALEQAKTNVELHFRVVGVLEQLNCTLHVAEQRIATFFGGVQKLYFKELLEPRKNKNQGRPKQLREDLQMVLRKNLTMEYMFYSFVKRRLLEQCGENQTKN
- the LOC130692015 gene encoding uncharacterized protein LOC130692015; the encoded protein is MKIVIVLLVSLVVVSHCHQEKNVIGHASLDMPLETEIDVSNTTQQTSEEEKENDRKLMEQWTRMFFSMGRIPQQGEQILIFPGLFNGSTTVEVARPRELRNIQVVTTTDNNSAILPAYFTDDQNTTEIPTASTIINSTVSSFIQLSNDSRLFFHDEEYHFEDVDSLDEDQRQRRRLRSARNEMNLLNADEEHITTMITTVFSTARNFLNNETIRANVVQYLTHKMRSFGLVTGNQIFHPIEFAALFPEGSEEDVPTGTNVIGILPGELWGTKEDEVLVIGAHWDTVPFSGGMDDNGSGVTAVLEVARAMTEGGCRPKHSIIFVAFDLEEVGCLGSIFFVRDFLIRQILHPHGAKLKGAYVLDTIMNYNETQFSQTLSPEWQTALPLFWEDIQAENSTGDFLAMLYRKNVDATLADTLAYNWKNDGKPPNKKKSQKDNTVDRNPRTFRIDNREITIMKTADKAVETVKSGSSKYRLKKVRMDLDAEVGDQLERLTAWIDLLRSDHSRFWYHNIEDYPQSFPAVLITDTAPYRGVMQECYHQECDSSSANDDSKFADVRFLLKTCQALIDSMVSLSESQCLFQSQPLETNKLRRRANAKQSTSSGSHLFASSLLPSLYVITLAVIRFITYSS